A genomic region of Oceaniferula marina contains the following coding sequences:
- a CDS encoding efflux RND transporter permease subunit produces the protein MRQAIHWFSKNHVTANFLMALLILAGFATWFKIRKEVFPNISLDAVMIQVPFPNATPEEVEDGILLPIEDAIADVDGIKRVTASAMQSIGAVTVEVETGYDVRDVMDDLKTKVDAISNFPVNAEKPVLEEARLDMQVMSIAVSADVDEKTLREIGETVRDGLLDYQPADPPAGVGGSKEKLLRMIRGVPRITKVTLAAVRPYEISIEVSEKTLRSHNLTLAQVAEAVRQTSLDLPSGSIRTKAGEVVIRAKGKRYTSKEFEDVVVTTRPDGSQLLLREIATIVDGFEDVDLSSRFDGRRAVLINVFRTGEQDTLMMADAVRDYVEHVAPSQLPEGVHLELWNDASKILEGRLSLLIRNGTTGLILVFVVLALFLRPSLAFLVALGIPVSFAGGLWMMPELDVSVNMITLFAFILVLGIVVDDAIVVGENVYSRIQAGEHPREASWRGTHEVGTVVIFGVLTTVAAFTPMLGISGVSGKIWPNIPLVVIPTLLFSLVQSKLVLPAHLALLRPHDHSKEVNILFRVQRRVAKGLEQFVEKVYQPALHRCLEHRYAVWSVFIALLLLVSGLVVGKWVPFEFMPKVEGDVVTAKFELPVGVPFELTEEEIQKIAKAAEKVGQRHKDHFGNPIAVHILANAGSQPFQTGFGGVATPLGSHLGEVTVELSPAADRDLSADGFINEWREEIGKIPGLVELSFKQETSAGGNAIDIEISGRNSETLEEAARYITTELAEYTGVKDISTDSRRGKRELVYDELTPAGKAMGFSLQSVAVQIRHSFYGEEVQRIQRGRDELKVMVRYPKSERRSLENLEDVRLRTLALDEVPLAEVASARPERGPATIHRVDRKRAIKISADVDRTVANANEVVGRFNEEVLDDLATRFPGVKWDYLGEQKDQSDSLSEMGTKFIFALLGIYVLMAIPLKSYIQPVIVMSVIPFGMVGAVAGHIFMGMDLSIMSMLGIIALAGVVVNDSLVLVEYVNRHREDEKSLIVAVRRAGAARFRPILLTSLTTFAGLMPMLLETDMQARFLIPMAVSLGFGILFATTITLLLVPSVYMMLEDLKSISSKKRGS, from the coding sequence ATGAGACAAGCCATCCATTGGTTTAGTAAAAACCATGTGACTGCCAACTTCCTGATGGCCTTGCTGATCCTTGCGGGATTCGCGACGTGGTTCAAAATCAGGAAAGAGGTCTTCCCTAATATTTCCCTGGATGCGGTCATGATCCAGGTTCCCTTTCCCAATGCCACTCCCGAGGAAGTGGAAGACGGAATCTTGTTACCTATCGAAGATGCCATCGCTGATGTGGACGGCATCAAACGTGTGACTGCCTCGGCGATGCAGTCGATTGGTGCGGTCACTGTGGAGGTTGAAACCGGGTATGATGTCCGGGATGTGATGGATGATTTAAAAACCAAGGTGGATGCAATCTCGAACTTTCCGGTGAATGCAGAAAAGCCGGTGTTGGAGGAGGCCCGTTTGGATATGCAGGTGATGAGCATCGCGGTTTCTGCAGATGTTGATGAAAAAACGTTGCGGGAGATTGGGGAAACCGTGCGCGACGGGTTGCTCGATTATCAACCGGCGGACCCTCCGGCCGGAGTCGGAGGTTCGAAGGAAAAATTACTGCGGATGATCCGTGGGGTTCCCAGGATTACCAAGGTTACCTTGGCTGCCGTCCGCCCCTATGAAATTTCCATCGAGGTTTCAGAAAAAACCTTGCGAAGCCATAACCTGACCTTGGCCCAGGTGGCGGAAGCTGTTAGGCAAACCTCCCTCGATCTACCTAGTGGCTCGATCCGCACAAAGGCCGGAGAGGTGGTGATCCGGGCAAAGGGTAAACGGTACACATCCAAAGAGTTTGAGGATGTGGTGGTGACCACCCGGCCTGACGGGTCCCAGCTCTTGCTACGTGAGATTGCTACCATTGTCGACGGCTTCGAGGATGTGGATCTGAGCTCTCGTTTTGACGGCCGCCGGGCGGTTTTGATTAATGTGTTTCGAACCGGCGAGCAAGATACGTTGATGATGGCTGATGCGGTTCGTGACTATGTCGAACATGTGGCACCCTCCCAACTGCCTGAGGGGGTTCATCTTGAGCTATGGAACGATGCGAGTAAGATTTTGGAAGGGCGCTTGAGCCTCCTGATCCGGAATGGAACCACGGGCTTGATTTTGGTTTTTGTCGTGCTGGCTCTCTTTCTCCGGCCGAGTCTGGCTTTTTTGGTGGCTTTGGGCATTCCGGTGTCGTTTGCTGGAGGGCTTTGGATGATGCCGGAGCTGGATGTTTCGGTGAATATGATCACCCTGTTCGCCTTTATCCTGGTGCTTGGTATCGTTGTGGATGATGCGATTGTGGTCGGGGAAAATGTGTATAGTCGGATCCAAGCAGGGGAGCACCCCCGGGAGGCCAGTTGGCGCGGAACCCATGAAGTGGGGACTGTGGTGATTTTTGGAGTGCTGACCACGGTGGCGGCCTTCACTCCGATGCTGGGTATTAGTGGTGTGAGTGGTAAAATCTGGCCGAACATACCGCTGGTGGTGATCCCGACTTTGCTTTTTTCATTGGTCCAATCGAAACTTGTGCTGCCGGCACATTTGGCCTTGTTGCGGCCTCATGATCATAGCAAGGAGGTGAATATTTTGTTCCGGGTTCAGCGCCGGGTGGCGAAAGGGCTGGAGCAGTTTGTGGAAAAAGTCTATCAACCTGCGCTGCATCGTTGTCTCGAGCATCGGTATGCGGTTTGGTCGGTTTTTATCGCCTTGTTGCTTCTTGTTTCCGGATTGGTTGTCGGGAAGTGGGTTCCGTTTGAGTTTATGCCGAAGGTGGAGGGAGATGTGGTGACGGCAAAGTTTGAGTTGCCGGTGGGGGTTCCCTTTGAGTTGACCGAAGAGGAAATTCAAAAGATTGCCAAGGCCGCCGAGAAGGTAGGGCAGCGGCATAAGGATCACTTTGGAAACCCGATTGCGGTTCATATTTTAGCCAACGCTGGAAGTCAGCCGTTTCAGACGGGATTTGGTGGAGTGGCTACGCCCTTGGGTAGCCATCTTGGGGAAGTCACGGTTGAGTTGAGTCCCGCAGCGGATAGAGATTTATCAGCTGATGGATTTATCAATGAATGGCGCGAGGAGATCGGTAAAATTCCAGGCCTCGTGGAGTTGAGTTTCAAGCAGGAGACCTCGGCAGGGGGGAATGCAATCGATATTGAAATATCGGGTCGTAATTCGGAAACCTTGGAAGAGGCTGCCCGATATATCACGACCGAGCTCGCTGAGTATACGGGGGTAAAGGATATTTCCACCGATAGTCGGAGGGGGAAACGTGAGCTGGTTTACGATGAATTGACCCCGGCAGGTAAGGCGATGGGCTTCAGTTTGCAATCGGTCGCGGTGCAGATTCGGCATTCGTTCTACGGCGAGGAGGTTCAGCGGATTCAACGTGGTCGTGATGAGTTGAAGGTCATGGTTCGCTACCCCAAGAGTGAGAGGAGGTCCTTGGAGAATTTGGAAGATGTGCGCCTGCGAACGCTTGCTCTGGATGAAGTGCCTCTTGCCGAGGTTGCTTCGGCCCGTCCCGAACGTGGCCCCGCCACGATTCACCGGGTCGACCGGAAGCGGGCGATTAAAATAAGTGCAGATGTGGATCGAACCGTGGCGAATGCCAACGAGGTTGTGGGCCGCTTTAATGAGGAGGTGCTGGATGATTTGGCAACACGCTTTCCTGGTGTGAAATGGGACTACCTCGGGGAGCAGAAAGACCAGAGTGACAGCCTCTCTGAAATGGGGACCAAGTTTATTTTTGCTCTGTTGGGGATCTATGTTTTGATGGCGATTCCCTTAAAATCCTATATTCAGCCCGTGATTGTTATGTCGGTGATTCCCTTTGGTATGGTCGGTGCCGTGGCTGGACACATTTTCATGGGCATGGATCTCAGTATTATGTCGATGCTGGGAATCATTGCCTTGGCTGGGGTGGTGGTGAACGATAGTCTGGTGCTGGTCGAATATGTCAACCGGCACCGCGAAGATGAAAAGAGCTTGATTGTCGCAGTTCGCCGTGCCGGTGCGGCAAGATTCCGCCCGATTTTGTTGACCTCGTTAACTACCTTCGCTGGTCTGATGCCGATGTTGCTTGAGACGGACATGCAGGCTCGTTTTCTAATCCCGATGGCTGTATCCTTGGGGTTTGGTATCCTGTTTGCGACCACGATCACCTTGTTGCTGGTGCCTTCGGTTTATATGATGCTTGAGGATCTCAAATCCATCAGCTCAAAGAAGCGTGGTTCATAA